From the genome of Anopheles funestus chromosome 2RL, idAnoFuneDA-416_04, whole genome shotgun sequence:
tttataattatttttattaaatgaaatattcgTTACAAAGGTCAGATAGGTCAGGTTACACCGACAGctgttggatttatttttttcggagCTAGTGCTCCAACGTACTCTTTACTCAGTGTACGAACACGGATCATGCGCACTTTTTAGTTGCTCACTGCTCACCGAATGCTGAAAGGAGTGAAAAGTCGGCAGTCTCGAATAAACCTTCCAGCTAGTCACATTTGCACGGCCAACGGTAAGGATTGCGAGAGAGAGAATTCCAATGTCTGCTTTTGGACGGATTTTGTCAACATTTAATCGTACCTGATAGGagttgttttgaatgtttcgtAAAAGTGTTATTGGTTTTAACTCCTTTAACACTCGCTTAGTTGTAGTGAGTTCTATATGTTAAGGAAAATGCGTGGTTACGTGTTATAATCAATTGCCTAACCAGACCCTAGCAGAGAAAGTGTTCtgtaatcaaaacaaactgcaGTTCACACACAGTgaaattaatgaaacaaatttcagTACATAAGTTGGACAAAATTGTGTTTCCCTGGTCTTCATAATTGTTAAATGTATGGCCAGTAATCTTATCCCGATTGTATTCCATTTGTTCAGCTTTTGTTACACTTTTCTTCATTGCTTTCCATACCACACCGTATCCTATAAGAGGACAGTAATACATTTTGCTTCTGTTGGTGGgaattgtttctatttctgtaGAATATAGAAGCgaaacatttaataaaaatccaaTGGTGCCAGCAAGATCTACCGCAGCTTTGGCATGGTTTTGTGCGTGTGGGTTTGAgctgttttggttttatggGCGAAACATTTAATAATCGGTCGTTCGTCTCAGAACGTTGTTAAAAAAGACAATTTTCTAACCTTTTTCCATCTCGAAGTCATCTGTCTATGTGTGTAATGGTATCCCAAGTGATGCATTTAAAGTAAAACTTAAAGGTTATTACGGGATACGAGTGTTCTTAAGTGAGTATGTGAACAAGAGGTTGTTGTTTAGTAGATCAACACACCTCTTATTTAGAAGAGGCTCAAGTCCTTTAGACAATTAAAATAGCGCAAATCAAATACAGACTGCATTGGAGCCAGCTTAATCGGAATGACATTGAAAGATGTGCCCTATCATTGTGGTAAGTGAGCACGCGTCAATATAATCATGCCCAATAAAACACTTCATATTCGATTGGTTCCGGTTGATACAAACCTTATCGATAAAACTAGTATCAGTGGCAAATATAGTATCCGTCATCGGCAGGATTACACAACCGCTAGGTCAACTGCATTCTGTGCATTAGTGTCGGTTAcgggtttttggtgtaaaaatggcGGCAAATTACACACTTGCGATTGTCACTACACGGATTTCGCACTTATTCCGTGATTCTATCAAGTAAACGTTGCTCGGTACAAGTGTGCACGAACTATGCACACCGGCATAACCACTTGTACCCTGGATGTTTGGTACACgcttcccacacacacacacacacacacatagaaacaACATTCATAATGAGCGATCACCGGTGCAATAATGCACTTGCCTATCATGATGCATTTTCTCGTTCAGGGTCAGCCGAGCCCAGCGGAAGAATCCGTGTATTACTGGCACGTGATTTCTATTTTAAGTGTGTGAATTAATAAGCAACGTGTTTAATTAAGTATGTTAGTATATTtcgtaaaatatttataacatATCCGAGTCGAGTCAAATTAGACCCGCTTTTTGATTCTTCAAACGCTTGATCGAAAGTAATGAAGATGGAGTAAACACcggttttaacatttttgttcaAAAGAGGACGCCTGTTGGGTTTTTGTAGCATCAAATCGAACTATCACTAGAACTACATGTGTGTAGCATCCCTAATTTTTACGATAAAACGGCCAACGAACGGTGCATTAGGTGATCGACTTCTCTGAAAGTGCATCGATCGTCAGAATTGCTCGTACATTGCGAGCAGTCTACCCACTTCCTGTCCTCGAATTGTCTGCTTATTTATAGCATGTTCCACCTGCCGGCTGGGTAAAGCAATCCGGTCACCGACTGCATCTTACCGAGGGTCTACTATTAGTTGGTTCGGTATGATATAATAACCTACACGCCACAGCACGCTTCTGCTGTACCGTGTGTACCGACCACATATAGGCGTATAGTTGGACATTTGCCTGAGAAAGCTCATGAAACGACAACTGGCGGCGACGCGATGGAGCGCGAAACCGTTTCCGCAAAGATGATTCCGCGGACACGCTTACAAACACAAAGGCACGAATTCGATACGAACGGACGCCGATGGCAAATGGCTGGGCCAGCTTGCAAGTGGGAGGGATATCGATGCCAGCGATGATATATCCGTTCACTTGCTCACCGGACGTCGCAGCCTCAAGTCGTTTCGATCGCTTGCAAACGGGTTGCAAAGCGTTCTTGTGAAGGGCATTCGAGCTTAGACCGAGGCTTAGACTGCTACTGTTGTGTCCGCTGCTATCGCGGCATACAACGGAACCTGTCTCTACGATAGACAGCATCATCCACCATCGGAGTATCGCCCGTCAACACTGTTCAAGGTAAAAGGGGGCAATCTGTGTCCAGCACAAAGCACAGCAAAACCAAGCTCTCGTATCCCTTGAAGCGCTACGTAATGAACCGAGTGATCGTATAGTGTGATCGTGTTCTGTCTAATTCATCTGTGATTGATTCGTCCCGCCATTATGTAATCGGAAATTCCGCGCCTAAAACACGTCGACAGGTGCTCTTTCCTGGTACACGCGTGTGTACGAAACACCAGGACGAAGAAGGACAATAATGCCACTAGCTCTAAAGTTCATAGCTAGAGCAGTAGTGCGGGAAATTTTCGGAATCGAAAGGCATAAGCCAAGTGTTTTAAATTGGAACatggaatgaaaataaaagtgctTGCGACATCTTTACCTGTTAGTGAGTGATGATGTGAGCGATCCTTTTTGGCGCTTTCGATCCTTTACATAACATCTCCCATGATAATGGGTACGATCAAACGAAACTCTTGATCCCACAGTGAACAAATTGCACGATCTCCCTTTCATTCGGTGCATGTATTAATAGAACggaatgtaaagttttctacCGTGGCCAGGTTTGATATTCCGTCTTAATTAGCTAACGATCGGACACAACGTGTGTGTCACTGTGTGCCGGTGTTAGGCGGCTACGTGAAGAAACTGTCCACAATAGAAGTCACTGAGATTttctattacttttttttcttgttccttCAGACCCGGTGGCAATGTACCCAAGTGTACAGTTAAATATTTCGCACAAGAATGACTCTAAGCGTGATCagttcgatcagctgtgcaCGAATGTGTTTATCGGTGCGTTTCGTCTTTTGGTTCACTACGAGGTTTAAACAGGACACGATCATGCGCCTTCCCTGTGTTGTGATCACGTGACTGTGCGATGTATCGGATGTAGGCATGGTGTGCGATGTTTAATACCAATGTGTGATCATGAATTGAAATGCACCACATGTAGAAACGATTAGACCTTGCATTATGACCAGCTGTACTGTATAAAACATAGCCACATCGCTGTTAGGCGTCGTTGATGAGTCATCGGCGTCGGTAGCATGCTTTGCGATGATGTCATTGAAACGAAGCTTACAACAGACGATTCGCACGCATCGCTACATTTGCTGTGTATAATGTTTCTCAGTTAAAACGAAGTTACGCTCAAAATGAGCGAGACTTTAGTGCcggtttttgctcggttatTGCTTATTGTTTACGATCCAGCCAAACAATCCACGATCGAGCGGGAACCGTTTGCCGACGCaaacttgtttcctttttggatTTTCGCACATACAACATTTAGTACGATGGAGAATGTCTTCAAGGCCAAACATAAAATTTCGTTGTGCTTCTGAGTCTTATTCGCTATATGCCATCACCCGATCATCAGCCGGCGCACCCGAACAGAACCATCACATGTCAGAGTGTATCTGTGATGTTTTACTCATATTTACCCCACCTTCTCGATATCTCCTTTATTTGACCTCTGCACACGGTAAAGTTTGCTCTGTGGCAGTCTATCATTATAGCACCCTTTGAGTATACCGGCACACGGGCATCGTCTTATCACGTGTAGCTGAAATTACAATTCACTTCCAAAACCGTGAAATTCCGTGAAAAGACACAACCATATGTTTCGAccacaaataaaaattgcCCGTAATGTATTGCGTTCGTCTGCGTATCGGCATTTATCTCTAGGATGACGCCGCGCAGcaataaaacgtaaaataaTTGCTTTTTGTTGTACCTACCCAACACTACTGTGATATTTCTGGCCATGgtcagtagaaaaaaaacctccataGACACCCATCCAATGGTTTCCGATTATTACATCCACATCACCTGTTTGTGATGCGCTGCAGAGATGAAATAGTGAGGAACAGCCGCACTAATACGACGATTCCGAGTCGGTCAGTTTAAATGGCGAATGAAGTTCAAGTGCTTTCGTTCGTTGGCGGGAAGAGAACGTTGTTTACTGATGGGGAATGGAATTTGCATCCACAATGCAATGTAATGTGAGCAAATTTATTATCAGCCCTATCTATAATGTAGCACGTGTCTGAGTTTACacgggatgtttttttttgtagctgcACTCATAGATGAACAAACACTACTTCATGGTTTGTTTGGTCTATTTAATTTATAGTGAAATGAAGTGTAGTTTATTGGTGAAACTAGACTAACCTTTACAATtcttaatttaattgattatttccatgcgcatcatcatcattgcagCAGTGTTTCGCACGCACCCGCTAATCAGCAATGGCATCGAGACTTCGAAAGTTCGGCGTGACAGCAGCCGGTATAGCGATAGGGGCCGCTCTGTCCACCTATGCCCTTCAGCACAAAGATATGCCACAGTATCAGGTAAGATCATATAGCTGGAACAATATGTGtaacattttaacatttttccttcctttattAGGTTCAAATGGAGGAAATGCAACGTGTTCGGCGTAAGCGCACACTGCCTCCACGATCAGAACAGATCCGGGCGTTGCAGGGTGGTGAAGAGTACGATGTGCTAatcatcggtggtggagcTACTGGCGCTGGCTGTGCACTGGATGCGGTCACCCGAGGTCTTAAAACGGCGCTGGTCGAAGCGGACGATTTTGCTAGTGGTACCTCGTCGCGATCGACCAAGCTGATCCACGGAGGCGTACGATACCTGCAGAAAGCTATCCTCGGTGTAAGAAAAGTGtagtttattttcttgttggatgTTTGATATTTGAATGCTCATTTCTTTGCGCGTACAGTTGGATATCGAGCAGTATCGAATGGTCAAAGAGGCTTTGCACGAGCGTGCTTCAATGTTGCGATCGGCTCCACATCTGACGCGACCTCTGCCGATCATGCTACCCGTTTACACGTTAGTTTATTGTTGTACAACTGTACAAATTATACCGTACAAAGATGTTAATGCATATCTATTTGGTgctattttggatttttttagcTGGTGGCAGATCCCGTACTTCTGGGTTGGTATCAAGGCGTACGATTTCGTTGCCGGTGATCGTAATGTGAAAAGTTCGTACTATCTTTCGAGGGCGGACGCGCTCGAACTTTTCCCAATGTTGCGCGGTGATAAACTATGCGGAGCTATCGTCTATTACGACGGGCAACAGGATGATGCGCGTATGAACCTCGCCATCGCACTGACCGCGGCCCGTCATGGTGCCTCCATTACGAATCACGTCGAGGTGTTGGAGCTGTTAAAGAAAAAGGGCGATGACGGTAAGGAAGTGTTGTGCGGAGCGAAGGTTCGCGATAATATGAGCAAAAAGGAATGGACGATCAAAGCAAAGTGTGTCATTAACGCGACCGGTCCATTCACCGATTCGATCCGTAAGATGGATAACCCGACCGTGAAGGAAATCTGTTGCCCCAGCTCCGGTGTGCACATCGTACTGCCAGGCTACTACAGCCCGCAGCAGATGGGTCTGCTGGATCCGGACACATCTGATGGACGTGTTATCTTCTTCCTGCCCTGGCTGAATGGCACCATTGCCGGCACAACCGACTCTCCGTGCGATGTAACGCGCACTCCAACTCCCACCGAGGACGAGATTCAGTTCATCCTGAGCGAAATCAAGAATTATCTCAACAAGGACGTAGATGTGCGCCGTGGTGATGTGCTATCGGCATGGAGTGGTATCCGCCCACTTGTGTCCGATCCGAACAAGGAAGATACTCAATCGCTAGCTCGTAACCATATCGTACACGTAAGCGATTCCAAGCTGGTCACGATTGCAGGCGGCAAGTGGACGACTTTCCGTGCCATGGCGGAGCATACGATCGATGCAGCGATCAAGGCATGTAATCTTAAGCCCGAACGCGGATGTGTCACTGATGGGTTGTGGATTGAAGGTGCCCAAGGTTGGACTCCGACCATGTATATTCGTCTGGTACAGGATCTTGGACTGGAAGTGGAGGTGGCCAAACATCTGGCCATATCGTACGGTGATCGTGCGTTTGCCGTCGCTAAGTTGGCTACACTTACTGGCAAGCGATGGCCCATCATTGGTAAAAAATTGCATCCAGAGTTTCCGTACATCGATGCTGAGGTGCGTTACGGCATTCGCGAGTATGCCTGCACCTGTGTCGACATGATCTCGCGCCGACTGCGATTGTCGTTCTTGAACGTGCAGGCCGCACTGGAAGCACTTCCTATGATTGCGGACATCATGGCGGAGGAACTGAAATGGTCCAAGGACGAAAAGGAACGTCAGATAAAGAGTTGCGAACATTTCTTACAAACGCAGATGGGTCACCAGGCTAACCGCACCCTGAAGGAGAAGGTACCGATCAATCTATCCAAGCCAGAGGTGGACATGTATGTGAAGCGCTTCGAGACTATCGATAAGGAGAAGAAGGGTTATGTGTCGATTACGGATATTAAACGTGCCATGAAGTCGTTCGGCGACGCAGAAGTtagcggtgaagagctgcacgACATTCTGAAGGAAATTGACACGAACATGAACGGACAGGTTGAGCTGGAGGAGTACTTACAGGTAAGGCTCCCTAGAAAGTAAGCAAAAATTACATTATAGGCGCGCctctaattgtttttttgtttgtttgtttgtgtttacaGATGATGTCAGCAATCAAATCCGGTTTCGTGTCGCATTCCCGATTTGCGGCTGTGGCAGAACAGGAGGAAATTCGCAAGGAACAAGAACGTCTACGAAAGCAGATCACCATCGAACGTTCTGGAGGTGGCTTATAAGAGTCCGATCAGGATAAACCGGTGGCCAAGATCGGCTGGCTTCACAATCTCTGAGCCCAGCGGATGTACTTGGCGCACCTTGGTTTATAAACTCCTGGCAACTCTCACAAGAAGGTAATGCCGATAGAACATGGGAACACACTAACGGGGGGTTTtcccttctctctttctttctgttcCTTTTTACAGCAACTAGTCAACGAAAGTGAAACTAAAAATATACGTGTTTATGTCTTCAGAATGACGCCACTAAAGCATGTACTACCTACACGATCGATATCTACCCTAAGCACATTTGTCAACCTTTTTGGTGACAAAACAAACCTCATTTAgaaaccgtttttttgttgttagcaTGGCtgcatttttgtgtgtacAATCCATTTTGTGCATTGTGTGCAGTCGCCTACCTATTTGTACATGATTCCTGATTGTACAGTTTGTACACAGCAGTGAACTGATGGCAAGAAGTGTTATCATAATCGTTTAAACGTGCACCAAGCAAACGGCATAACTTATTCTATTTTCTAAGAAGACACCGATGTACATATAATTGTTTTAAGTCACTTTGGCGTTATAATTATGAACAACATATGCATCATCTCGCTCGGATGTCGTttactgtgtgtgtggatattttttttaaacaccaaaaaccaacttAACCCTCCGAGAGAGAATCTCGTACAAAAGACAACGCCTAGAATACCGTGAAGCCTTTCGATGCTAgttcgttttatttatgtacTTACGATATACATAACGAATTATCGGCATTTTCACCATTGATACAAACAGGATTCATGTTTTGCACATGCGGATTCGCAAGATTCATAAGCCAATTGCTATAGGTAAATTGATTAAGTTActtaaaggtgtttttttataatttacggctaagctaattttttgaaaattagtTCAtctacaagcaaacaaactttaGAAACAAGACATGTTGATGATCAGAATAAagcatgtttgtttgtaagATGTTTTAAAAACCGTTGTAGTATTGTATTGCAAAGATTTATTCACAATACTTCAATATTCGACACGAATTGGATATCATGCTTATATTTACAcattcgtttgtgtgtgtggttaacCAATCATTTCTGTTAGTTcagaaatcattttcatttcgttttaaCTGTTTTGAATTCATTGTAATTTCCATAATGTGTTATTGTTTACCCATAATGTCACGTTGGAATCGTTACTATACTCGCACTGtgtaattttttcattacattttttagTCAGTTGtattgggtttttgttttggttcgcTTGTTCTTTTCTAcagtgtttttgcaaaaaaaatctaaaatctttttttttctttttttatcttcctcTATCACCCGTTTAAATGGATCCGTTTTTAGCAACTATAAACTCAAGAACGTACCTGTTAGTTGTGAGATTGGATGTTCTATGCACGCTTGCAGAACAGGACGAGTTCCTTCATCtaaggaacaacaacaacaacagcaacaattgcaacaaaacaaaactctacTCATCTGTATGTCCAGCCGTTCTTATAAATCAGTTAATTGATGTTAGGTTAGGATATGCAACATACGTACGTGGAACGTACGTGGAATTTTGAACCACTCTCGATCTATCTCATcacattttattgtttgaatCATACGACAAAATCATAAGCATATTTCATAATCGTGTGGCGCTGCGAAAGACCGATATTACCGCCATCGGGCAATAATTAcaaattattgaattattgCTTGAAAGAATCGATAAAAGCGGTTGTCGAAAACGAACTAAATGTATCGTCCGTTGAAAAATGTGCTTTAAAAACAAGCTTAAAGTACATGTTTTGGTTTACAGTTTATGTTTCGTtatgtttgaagaagaaaaattttaagattaatAGCTAAGAAATAATTGAACgaaatatcaaaataaaagttattcgaaacaAACCTCAATGTGTGTTCATTTTAGTTCTCACTTTGGAAAAGGTTTGAGAAATGAGCTATTTAGTCAATCTGGTTGCCGgacagtgtacaaaaagggtgACAAACTGGATTGTATAAACTTCCTCCTCAATGGTGCCTGTCCTGAATCCTGaagattcttcttcttcttcttttctggcctgctcatcgTCGAGCACGTAgacgtagacatggcctggtcgccaatccgtttccaggaaactcggaccagtgctgcagtcctccatccacggctgcatccgatctccgacaggtttgactccacctgatccagccaacgagctcgctgtgctcctctccgcctcgtgccgaacggatcgctgacgagcaccttcctggtggggcatgagtccggcatcctcatcacgtgccccagccatcgtatccttccggctttgaccaccgtcaggatatctgcaccgccaaacagctcagctagctcgtggttcattctccttctccacacgccctgctcgcacacaccgccaaagatagtccttaacacccgccgttcgaaaatagcgagtgcattggcatcctccgttagcagagtccaggactcgtacccgtagaggactaccggatgtatcagtgtgcgatatatcgtgcatttcgtgtgttgctggaggcttctggatcgcaggagtttttggagcccgtagtaggcacgattttcctgcacaatgcgccttcggatttcgctgctcatgttgttgtccgaagttacgatcgtaccaatgtagcagaactcctctaccgcctcgagatcgtcgccgtcaactgatactctgctcccgagtcgggctctatcgtggtcagagcctccggcaagcaggtacttcgTCTTCGTCgtattgatcctcaatccagttctgtcggcctcgcgtttcagtcgggtgtacgcgtcgcacaccgccgcagatgtccgtccgatgatgtcgatgtcatccgcgatgcctagaaattggagagaacgggtgaaaatcgtgccccggatgtcgaagcccgcgcttcgcatgacaccttgcagagcgatgttaaacagcaaacaggagagtccttCCAattgcctcagaccccggtgaaaatcgaacgattccgacagcatgttcaatactctcaccttgcactacacgccatccatcgtggccttcaacagcggtaccagcttccctggaaatccgtactgctgcatggtgttccatagttcggtccgatctatggtatcgtaggccgccttaaagtcaatgaacaggtggcgcgtagggatctgatgctctcggcacttctggaggatcagccgtagagtaaagatttggtcagTGGTTGATTttcctccaacaaatccagcttggtaacttccgacgaaatctgtggcaaggggcgcaagtctgcagaagagtatgcgggacaggatcttgtaggcagcattcaggactgtgatggctcggaaattagcacagtccagtctgtcaAGCCTTTTTGGTCCCGCTTCGTTGttgcgcttcttgtcctggaagagtcgggtctactgccttctcagtcgtctgtagtcttccacgttctgcctggtCTCTTGCTGGAGCATGCGGGTACGCGCTGCGTTTttctcggatagtgctcgcttgcactcatcatcaaaccattccttcctttggttacgtgttacgcggccaatagttcgatcggccgtgctgctaATGGCTTGCTCCATCATACGCCAATGGtcattgagggacatcgcctcgaaggtggtgtcctccggcaacgcttcccctagcgtggtcgcgaagtccctcgccacatcagcttgccgcaaccgatctatgtcgagccttggggtgggctgatagcgcagcttattggctgcgcacagtttctggcgtaacttaaccataaccaggaaatggtctgagtcgacgtttgttcccctgtacgtacgtacgtcgataatatccgagaagtgccttccatcgatgagaacgtggtcaatctgggaatatgtctgctgtggtgatctccaGCTGTAGCTGAAGCGCGGTGCGTActggaagaaggtgctgcgaatggtcatgtgcttggaggagGCTAAGATCGAAGCGAAGCCCATTGTCGTTCGTCTGCTGATAGGTGCTGGAACTTGCTATTGTGAGTTTGAATGTCTCCTCCCGTCTGATCtgagcgttaaagtctccgatgacgatcttgacgtcgtgttgtggGCAGCGGTCGTACTCCCTCTCCAACTGCGTATAGAAGGTCGccttatcgtcatcggtgcttccaaggt
Proteins encoded in this window:
- the LOC125763169 gene encoding glycerol-3-phosphate dehydrogenase, mitochondrial isoform X2 — translated: MASRLRKFGVTAAGIAIGAALSTYALQHKDMPQYQVQMEEMQRVRRKRTLPPRSEQIRALQGGEEYDVLIIGGGATGAGCALDAVTRGLKTALVEADDFASGTSSRSTKLIHGGVRYLQKAILGLDIEQYRMVKEALHERASMLRSAPHLTRPLPIMLPVYTWWQIPYFWVGIKAYDFVAGDRNVKSSYYLSRADALELFPMLRGDKLCGAIVYYDGQQDDARMNLAIALTAARHGASITNHVEVLELLKKKGDDGKEVLCGAKVRDNMSKKEWTIKAKCVINATGPFTDSIRKMDNPTVKEICCPSSGVHIVLPGYYSPQQMGLLDPDTSDGRVIFFLPWLNGTIAGTTDSPCDVTRTPTPTEDEIQFILSEIKNYLNKDVDVRRGDVLSAWSGIRPLVSDPNKEDTQSLARNHIVHVSDSKLVTIAGGKWTTFRAMAEHTIDAAIKACNLKPERGCVTDGLWIEGAQGWTPTMYIRLVQDLGLEVEVAKHLAISYGDRAFAVAKLATLTGKRWPIIGKKLHPEFPYIDAEVRYGIREYACTCVDMISRRLRLSFLNVQAALEALPMIADIMAEELKWSKDEKERQIKSCEHFLQTQMGHQANRTLKEKVPINLSKPEVDMYVKRFETIDKEKKGYVSITDIKRAMKSFGDAEVSGEELHDILKEIDTNMNGQVELEEYLQMMSAIKSGFVSHSRFAAVAEQEEIRKEQERLRKQITIERSGGGL
- the LOC125763169 gene encoding glycerol-3-phosphate dehydrogenase, mitochondrial isoform X1 yields the protein MASRLRKFGVTAAGIAIGAALSTYALQHKDMPQYQVQMEEMQRVRRKRTLPPRSEQIRALQGGEEYDVLIIGGGATGAGCALDAVTRGLKTALVEADDFASGTSSRSTKLIHGGVRYLQKAILGLDIEQYRMVKEALHERASMLRSAPHLTRPLPIMLPVYTWWQIPYFWVGIKAYDFVAGDRNVKSSYYLSRADALELFPMLRGDKLCGAIVYYDGQQDDARMNLAIALTAARHGASITNHVEVLELLKKKGDDGKEVLCGAKVRDNMSKKEWTIKAKCVINATGPFTDSIRKMDNPTVKEICCPSSGVHIVLPGYYSPQQMGLLDPDTSDGRVIFFLPWLNGTIAGTTDSPCDVTRTPTPTEDEIQFILSEIKNYLNKDVDVRRGDVLSAWSGIRPLVSDPNKEDTQSLARNHIVHVSDSKLVTIAGGKWTTFRAMAEHTIDAAIKACNLKPERGCVTDGLWIEGAQGWTPTMYIRLVQDLGLEVEVAKHLAISYGDRAFAVAKLATLTGKRWPIIGKKLHPEFPYIDAEVRYGIREYACTCVDMISRRLRLSFLNVQAALEALPMIADIMAEELKWSKDEKERQIKSCEHFLQTQMGHQANRTLKEKVPINLSKPEVDMYVKRFETIDKEKKGYVSITDIKRAMKSFGDAEVSGEELHDILKEIDTNMNGQVELEEYLQMMSAIKSGFVSHSRFAAVAEQEEIRKEQERLRKQITIERSGATSQRK